In Brassica rapa cultivar Chiifu-401-42 chromosome A06, CAAS_Brap_v3.01, whole genome shotgun sequence, a single window of DNA contains:
- the LOC103873750 gene encoding uncharacterized protein LOC103873750 isoform X2 yields MEEELRDKKAQKEYYNMIDFVANVQQGIPKICPCGSITKETVDEDDTYDYLPGKRYFICKDFENDGLHFRQPWVTAIHEEVERLKERYHEQAKLLRECQALKDQVRMLQDEVRMLLMRVAELERAL; encoded by the exons ATGGAGGAAGAACTTCGAGATAAGAAAGCACAGAAAGAGTACTACAACATGATCGATTTTGTTGCAAATGTGCAACAGGGGATTCCCAAAATTTGCCCCTGTGGATCAATCACGAAAGAAACCGTTGATGAAGATGATACGTACGACTACCTCCCGGGAAAAAGATACTTTATCTGCAAAGACTTTGAG AATGATGGGCTGCATTTCAGGCAACCATGGGTTACGGCTATTCATGAAGAAGTTGAGAGGCTCAAAGAACGGTATCACGAGCAGGCGAAGCTTCTGAGAGAGTGCCAGGCACTTAAG GACCAGGTGAGAATGCTGCAGGACGAGGTGAGAATGCTGCTTATGCGTGTGGCTGAACTCGAGAGAGCCCTCTGA
- the LOC103873750 gene encoding uncharacterized protein LOC103873750 isoform X1: MIFLAGFEMEEELRDKKAQKEYYNMIDFVANVQQGIPKICPCGSITKETVDEDDTYDYLPGKRYFICKDFENDGLHFRQPWVTAIHEEVERLKERYHEQAKLLRECQALKDQVRMLQDEVRMLLMRVAELERAL; encoded by the exons ATGATTTTCCTTGCAGGTTTTGAAATGGAGGAAGAACTTCGAGATAAGAAAGCACAGAAAGAGTACTACAACATGATCGATTTTGTTGCAAATGTGCAACAGGGGATTCCCAAAATTTGCCCCTGTGGATCAATCACGAAAGAAACCGTTGATGAAGATGATACGTACGACTACCTCCCGGGAAAAAGATACTTTATCTGCAAAGACTTTGAG AATGATGGGCTGCATTTCAGGCAACCATGGGTTACGGCTATTCATGAAGAAGTTGAGAGGCTCAAAGAACGGTATCACGAGCAGGCGAAGCTTCTGAGAGAGTGCCAGGCACTTAAG GACCAGGTGAGAATGCTGCAGGACGAGGTGAGAATGCTGCTTATGCGTGTGGCTGAACTCGAGAGAGCCCTCTGA
- the LOC103873792 gene encoding glutathione S-transferase T2-like: protein MALREQRSGQNDNDVMKAALDIFYNDHGSKFNLEHAWRELRHDVKWCSTYLEKESGREKRKAVASDAQGSFAEPEERPIGVKAAKAGSKKKKSGKEEELGKIEGLLALKKQISRQNVLESLLAKTEPLDGGISSENETYV from the coding sequence ATGGCATTGAGGGAGCAGAGAAGCGGGCAAAATGACAACGATGTGATGAAGGCTGCTTTGGATATCTTCTACAATGACCACGGCAGTAAGTTCAACTTGGAACATGCGTGGAGGGAGCTTCGACATGATGTGAAATGGTGCTCCACCTATCTCGAGAAGGAGAGCGGTCGGGAGAAGCGCAAAGCAGTTGCTTCTGATGCTCAAGGGTCATTCGCGGAGCCAGAAGAAAGACCCATAGGAGTTAAGGCAGCTAAGGCTGgtagcaagaagaagaaaagtggaaaagaagaagaattgggAAAGATAGAAGGACTGTTGGCGctcaaaaaacaaatctctaGACAGAATGTACTAGAGAGTTTACTTGCAAAGACTGAGCCACTAGATGGTGGAATTAGCTCTGAAAATGAAACTTATGTCTGA